The genomic interval AAGTGAGTGAAATGATTTGCCCACTCATACGACTCCAGACTGTATGACTTTCCTCTGCCGGTGGTTTCAAAAACGTCTTTCAGTGAAATCCTATATAGCCAGTTTGAATATGTGAGCCACGCCTTTTCGTCGACTGGTGGGGCGCCGGTGATTTTGACGTACTGCCTTAGTTGTTTGGCGTTCTCTTTGATCCAGTCCTGATGCTGATGCTCCAATGGCTTCTTTAAGTTAAAGTGTCGATTTCGAATCGCATGCACGGCCTGTGCACTGTCCCATCGCCAGCGAAACTCATTGTACCTATCGGGAGCCTTCAGGATGTACTCGAAGATGGCTGAGGTCTCCTCAACTGCACGTGCATGCGCAATAGAAGTCGGCTTGCCGCGAAGTGTCTCGAAGGCTTCAGTCTGCTCCACCACGTCTTGCAGCCCGCTCTTGATTATTTCTGTGAGGGGGTGCACGTCAAGCAATTGACCGAGAATGGTGCGCTGTATCTCTTTGGCATCCTCCGAGAGGGGCACGTTGCCCTCAAGCGGCAGTCCCGTGTGTCTATGTAGTTCAGTGTCCCATATCTCCTTCATGGCTTCGATAATCTCGTCAAGGCTAGCTTCTCTCTTCATCCAAACCACCTCGTCTCCGACGCGCAGGGAATTCTCATTACTAGCGTAAAATGACGTCTAAACCAAGGTTCGTGATTCTCGTCCGTCCTCAGGTGGAGACAACCTTCAAGAAGCGCGGGTCGTCGAACCACTCGAGCGCGGAGACGCGCGGGATTGGAGGGCCGCGCAGGGGCGCTCGCGGTGCTGAAAACTAGCGACAAGAAGGATTGGGCCACGCCGGATTTCTCGAGCGGTAGAGCTGAGCGCTCAGGAGGCGATCCGGGGCTCCGGATCGCAGACCGTCTCGTGCACAAGGGATTTCCTGGCCGCATCACCGGCATGTCTCGCCGCTCCGACCAATGCTCAAGAACTCGCCGCGGCCTGATTCAACCCCGCCAGCCGGCAAGCGTCGCGCTCTCGTGATCGCTCTCCGGCTGTCTCTCTTCCTGCGATCCTGGCTCACGCGATCTAAACGCCGCGCCTTTTGAAGAGCGTCTCCAGTCTACGGCGCCGACTCCTCACTCATCGTCCCTCACCACTTCGTTGGCCGGGCGCTTACAGCGTACCCGTCCGGCGAGCGACGTGGCGGGAGGGATTGCAGGGGTAGAGGTGGTGGTGGACCCTGGCCGGAATGTCGAAGCCGGTTGAGAGTGAAGAGTGGTTCCAGGTCGCCGAGGCGTTTGAAGCGAGCGGCCTGACGCAGAAGGAGTTCTCCGCGCAGCGAGGCCTGCTGCTGAGCACGTTGCAGTCGTGGGTGTACCCGGTGAGCGTCAAGGTAGTTGTCGCGTGAGAGGGTTCAGCCGACGGACCGCACCTCCTGCGGAAGCGGGGTGAGGTTGGGAGTGGGATTGAGGCGCACGGGGCCTACCGGCGTCCAGTCGCGCGTGCCGCGACTCCAGCGCTCGGGATGGCGGCGCCGGGCGCGCTGGTACACCTGGTGGCGCAGGGAGAGGAGCGAGGCTTCGCGCCGGAAGTGTCTGTCGTCGGGAGTGACGAAGCGGATGGCTGAGTGGCGGTGCTCGGTGTTGTACCAGGCGGTGAAGCGCGTCACCCAGACACGGGCCTCTTTGACGGATGCGAAGGGGCGCTGTGGAAAACAGGGGCGGTACTTCAGCGTCCGGAAGAGCGCTTCGGAGAAGGCGTTGTCGTCCGAGACGCGGGGCCGACTGAAGGAGGGCGTGACACCCAGCCATTGCAGGGTGGCCAGCAACGTGGCGCCCTTCATCGGGCCTCCGTTGTCTGAGTGCAGCACCAATCCCTCGGGGCAACCGGCGTCCTGCCAGCAGCGGCGGATGAGGACCGCGGCGTGCTCAGCGGACTCCTCCTCATGCACCTCGAATCCCATGATGCGCCGACTGAAGATGTCCACCACCAGGTAGAGATAGAGGAAGGTGCCCCTCACCGGGCCCTTCAGGTACGTGATGTCCCAGCTCCACACCTGGTTGGGCCGGGTGGCGGTGTGCTCGGCCCGAGGCCTGGGCGTGGGCGCCTTGGCATGGCCGCGGTGGGTCAACTGTCCGGCTTCGCGCAGCACCCGGTAGAAACTCGCCTCGCTGGCCACGTACTCGCCCCGGTCCGCCAGCCGGGGGACAATCTGCTTGGGCGAGGCGTCGCGGAACTCCTCGCTGTTGGCCACGGCGAGGATGCGACGCCGCTCCACCTCGGAGAGTCGATTCGAAGGCCGGGTATGGGGACCGCACCGCCGGTCCTCGGCCGTGGCGGGCTTTCTCCAGCGTTGAATCGTTCGCGGGGCCACCCCGAGCCGCTCGCAGACGACCTCCAGCCGGACTCCCTTTTCCAGCGCCTCGTCGACGTGGGCGAGCGTCATTTCTCGCTCTTCTCGTCTCCGGAGTCGTCCTCGTCTTCCTGGTGTCTCTGGTCCCAGCCCATCGCCTGAAGTTTTTTTTCGAGCACCAGCAGCGCCGCCGTCTCCGCCAGCGCCTTCTCCTTGCGCTGCAGCTCCCGCTCGAGCTCCTTCACCCGCTTCTCGGCGGCGGCCAGTCGCTTGCGCTCTTTGGCCGGCAGTGGCTCCGTCGACGTGCCCGAGAGGGCTCCGGCGGCTGCCTGCTGCCACTCCTTCAGCTGCGCCTCGTGCAACCCCTCACTGCGAAGGAGCGCTCCCAGTTCCTCACCGACAAGCCCCTGCGTCGCCGCCAGCACGCGCAGTTTCTCCTCGGGCGTCCACTTCTTCGGCCCAGCCGGCGCAACGGGCTTCTTCTCTTCGGGAGCAGGCGTCATCGCCGCCACCCTATTCGCCTCGCGCAGCCACTGCGACAACGTCGGCTGGGACACTCCCACCTGTCGGGACAGCGCCGCGGCGCTCACCGCGCCCGGGCCCACCATCCGCTTCACCATCTGCAACTTGAATGCAGCCGTATACGACACCGCGTCCTGCCTGCTCTCGCCCCCAAGGCGTCATCGGCTCGGCATCTCGGCCGAGGCGACAACTTCCCTGACACAGGGGGTACCGGCGCCGACGTCTGCGGAGCAGGAAGGCGAGTGCAGTGCGACTCTTGCCGGTGGAGGTGGCGAGCACGACGCAGACGAGCGCGGCGATGCTCGAGGTGGTGCTGCCTGGCGGAGCGCGGCTGAGGTTCTCCCCGGGCACCGATGTCGGGTACGTGGCGCGGCTGCTCACCGCGCTGGACAGGTGAGAGCGTGTTCACCCTGCCTGCGTCCGTGCGCGTGGTGTTGGCCACGGAGCCAGTGGACATGCGCAAGTCGATTGATGGGTTGATGGCCCTGGTGCAGTCGGGGTGGGGAGAGGACGTGTACTCCGGGCACCTGTTCGCCTTCGTCTCTCGGCGGGGGGACCGCATCAAGGTATTGGCGTGGAGTCGTGGCGGATTTGTGCTGCTGTACAAAAGATTGGAGACGGGCCGTTTCCGTCTGCCGAAGGTGGACACCGAGGCGCGGACGGTGGCGCTGGACGCGACGCAGTTGGCGATGTTGCTGGACGGCATCGACGTGGCGGAAGTCCGACGCCCGTCTGCCTGGGCACCTCCCGGCCGCACGGCCTCCTGACGGCCCGGCGCGGGCGCGGGGAGCGGCAGCGCGGTATGGGGTTGAGGTGTCCCGAGAGCTGCCTCAAGACCACTTCTGCCCCTGGCGCGAGGAAGCCGAGGAGCTGCGCGAGCGGATGACTTCGCTGGAGGCGAAGATGGCGGCGTTGGAGCGCCGCGTCTTCGGCAAGAAGACGGAGAAGCTGCCGCCCGTGGCCCGGGAGCTGAAGGCCCGCCAAGACTCCCCAGAGGAAGAGCGGGCCCGAGCAGCAGCAGCCCTCCGGACGCGACGCGCACGAGCGGCCCGCAAGGCCGACGCCGCGGTGGAGCGTGAAGTCAGGCACGAAGTCCCCGCCGAAGACAGGCACTGCCCGGCCTGCGGCAGCGAGGAACTCAATCCCCTGGGGGAGGGGCGCCGGACGGTGGTGTACGAGCACGTGCCGGCCTTCTTCGAGAAGCAGGTGCACGTGCAAGAAGTGCTGGCGTGCACCTGCGGCCGAGGTGTCGTCACCGCGCCCGCGCCGCCCAAGGTGGTGGACAAGGGCGAGTACGGCCCGGGCCTGCTGGCGCACGTGGTGGTCTCCAAGTGCGCGGACGCCATGCCGCTGCACCGCCTGGCACAGCGGATGGAGCGAGGCGGAGTCCCCATGAGCCGCAGCACTCTGACGGACCTCTTCCACCAGTCGGCCTCGGCGGTGCGGCCTCTGTCCTCTCACCTCCTGCGGTGCATTGCCTCGTCCGGGGTGGTGTGGGCTGACGAGACGCCGCTGCGGGTGCTGGACGTGAAGAAGACGCGCCGAGGCTACCTCTGGACGTTTCTCACCCAGACGCCCCAGGGCGAGTGGCTCATCGGCTACCGCTTCAGCCTGGGCCGCGCGGGCAAGACGCCCAAGGACGTGCTGGGAGGAACCACGGGCGCGCTCGTGGTGGACGGGTACACCGGCTACAACGCGGTGACACTGCCGGAGGGCCGCACACGCGTGGGTTGCTGGGCCCATCTGCGTCGTCGCTTCTTCGAGGCGCTGCCCACCGCGCCTGAAGCCCGGGAGGCGATGGGCCTCATCCTGGAGCTCTACCGCGTGGAGGCCCAGGCGCGGGACGCGGGCGTCGTGGGCACCGCCGCGCATCGAGCGCTGCGTCAGGAGTCCAGCACTCGCATTCTCGCGCGTCTTCGCACGTGGCTCGAAGTCCAGACGCCGCGCCACCCGCCGAAGAGTCCGCTGGGGCAGGCTCTCTCCTACGCGACGAAGCAGTGGGAGGCGCTCACCCGCTTCGTCGAGGACCCGCGGTTGCCCTTAGACAACAACCGCTCGGAGGCGGCGTTGCGAAAGGCCGCGCTGGGCCGCAAGAACTTCCTCTTCGTCGGACACGAAACCGCTGGCGAGAATCTCGCGGGTCTCTACGCGCTGGTCGCTACCTGTGAGGCCAACGGCGTCAACCCCGAGGTGTACCTGGCCGACGTCCTGCTCCGCGTGCAGACACATCCCAACTCGCGCATCGCGGAGCTGCTTCCTCACGAGTGGAAGCGTTCGCAGACCAC from Myxococcus stipitatus carries:
- the tnpA gene encoding IS66 family insertion sequence element accessory protein TnpA, with the protein product MSKPVESEEWFQVAEAFEASGLTQKEFSAQRGLLLSTLQSWVYPVSVKVVVA
- the tnpB gene encoding IS66 family insertion sequence element accessory protein TnpB (TnpB, as the term is used for proteins encoded by IS66 family insertion elements, is considered an accessory protein, since TnpC, encoded by a neighboring gene, is a DDE family transposase.), whose amino-acid sequence is MFTLPASVRVVLATEPVDMRKSIDGLMALVQSGWGEDVYSGHLFAFVSRRGDRIKVLAWSRGGFVLLYKRLETGRFRLPKVDTEARTVALDATQLAMLLDGIDVAEVRRPSAWAPPGRTAS
- the tnpC gene encoding IS66 family transposase: MTSLEAKMAALERRVFGKKTEKLPPVARELKARQDSPEEERARAAAALRTRRARAARKADAAVEREVRHEVPAEDRHCPACGSEELNPLGEGRRTVVYEHVPAFFEKQVHVQEVLACTCGRGVVTAPAPPKVVDKGEYGPGLLAHVVVSKCADAMPLHRLAQRMERGGVPMSRSTLTDLFHQSASAVRPLSSHLLRCIASSGVVWADETPLRVLDVKKTRRGYLWTFLTQTPQGEWLIGYRFSLGRAGKTPKDVLGGTTGALVVDGYTGYNAVTLPEGRTRVGCWAHLRRRFFEALPTAPEAREAMGLILELYRVEAQARDAGVVGTAAHRALRQESSTRILARLRTWLEVQTPRHPPKSPLGQALSYATKQWEALTRFVEDPRLPLDNNRSEAALRKAALGRKNFLFVGHETAGENLAGLYALVATCEANGVNPEVYLADVLLRVQTHPNSRIAELLPHEWKRSQTTGPPESRLQPNP